The proteins below come from a single Actinomycetota bacterium genomic window:
- a CDS encoding alpha/beta fold hydrolase, producing MEGINLNFKIGTHDLHPDANFNFQLNRMVMYADGDLEEVKEAARKITDMRSWVKTFVDLGERALGEGRVAQAISYLRGAEFFMYEDIEEKHRLYDRATSLFYEHYSRFFEKGAIRTDRVPYEGKYLPVWITGPGERAGAILLHGGYDSCKEEFLRTVLYLGQRGYTVYLFEGPGQGEVLKKLGLPFTHRWERPVRAVLDHYRLDDVTIVGVSLGGMLAPRAAAFEPRIKRVVAWGVLPNFLDVVISTRPRVLQWLLRAGLRLGLRPAVDLGARQQMARDPLAEWGIKHGCYAFGVACPYEFLKAADRFQFLDVADRITQDFLLLGSTRDHFIPLAFYKREIDALTNVRSLTFRLFTERESAENHCNLGNIKLALDTILAWLDQVGSRD from the coding sequence ATGGAAGGGATAAATCTTAATTTCAAGATAGGCACTCATGACCTTCATCCCGACGCCAACTTCAACTTCCAGTTGAACCGGATGGTCATGTATGCCGACGGCGATCTGGAAGAGGTAAAAGAGGCGGCGCGGAAGATAACCGATATGAGGTCCTGGGTGAAGACCTTCGTGGACCTGGGGGAGAGGGCCCTGGGCGAGGGAAGGGTCGCCCAGGCCATCTCCTACTTGCGCGGTGCCGAGTTCTTCATGTACGAGGATATCGAGGAGAAACATCGCCTCTACGACCGGGCGACAAGCCTTTTCTACGAGCATTACTCGCGTTTCTTCGAGAAGGGCGCCATAAGGACGGATCGCGTGCCCTACGAAGGGAAGTACCTGCCGGTGTGGATCACCGGGCCCGGGGAGAGGGCGGGAGCCATCCTCCTACACGGGGGTTACGACTCCTGCAAGGAGGAGTTCCTGCGCACCGTCCTCTACCTGGGGCAAAGGGGTTACACCGTATACCTTTTCGAGGGGCCGGGACAGGGCGAGGTCCTGAAGAAACTGGGCCTTCCCTTCACCCACCGGTGGGAGAGGCCGGTGAGGGCCGTCCTCGACCATTACCGCCTTGACGACGTGACCATCGTGGGAGTCTCGCTGGGGGGTATGCTCGCCCCCCGCGCCGCGGCCTTTGAGCCAAGGATAAAAAGGGTTGTGGCCTGGGGTGTCCTCCCCAACTTCCTGGACGTGGTCATCTCCACCCGGCCCAGGGTCCTCCAGTGGCTGCTCCGGGCCGGTCTCCGCCTCGGTCTTAGGCCGGCGGTGGACCTGGGGGCGAGGCAGCAGATGGCCCGGGATCCCCTGGCCGAATGGGGGATAAAACATGGTTGTTACGCCTTCGGCGTAGCTTGTCCGTACGAGTTCCTAAAGGCGGCGGACAGGTTCCAGTTCCTGGACGTCGCGGACCGCATCACCCAGGATTTCCTTCTCCTCGGCTCCACCAGGGACCACTTCATACCCCTCGCGTTCTACAAGCGGGAGATCGACGCCCTGACCAACGTGAGGTCCCTCACCTTCCGGCTCTTCACGGAGAGGGAGAGCGCAGAGAACCACTGTAACCTGGGGAACATCAAGCTGGCGCTGGACACCATCTTGGCCTGGCTGGACCAGGTGGGAAGCCGGGACTGA
- the larC gene encoding nickel pincer cofactor biosynthesis protein LarC, translated as MKTLYLDAFAGISGDMMLGVLVDLGAPLDLLQDTASRLGLSEANITATRTERKGIGATKVHVRVLEREVVRTYAHIRELIDRSNLSPQVKERSQRVFALLAEAESRIHSRNIEQVHFHELGSADTLVDVVGSVACLEHLEVEELLCSPLPMGTGMIKTSHGVYPVPAPAVTEILRDVPVYSSGIPTEIVTPTGAAIVAALASDFCLLPPMRIQAVGYGAGDRDLEIPNVLRGFLGERELVARGRTRERRMVFSANIDDMNPEIYPYVMERLFEAGAEDVWLSPIQVKKSRPAVTISVLAPPSREEEIKEVIFAETKTLGIRIEEVDKEYLDREVLEVSTDYGPVRVKVARHEGRPLNVAPEYEDCRRAALRSGVPLKEVYAAAEEAARDLLSGEGVGSGDRPQGDYW; from the coding sequence TTGAAGACCCTCTACCTGGACGCCTTCGCCGGCATCAGCGGGGACATGATGCTGGGCGTGCTGGTGGACCTCGGGGCTCCTCTCGACCTCCTGCAGGACACCGCGTCGCGCCTGGGCCTCAGCGAGGCGAACATCACCGCCACCCGCACCGAGCGCAAGGGCATCGGGGCCACCAAGGTCCATGTGAGGGTCCTGGAGAGAGAGGTGGTCAGGACCTACGCCCACATCAGGGAGCTCATCGACCGGAGCAACCTCTCCCCGCAGGTCAAGGAGAGGAGCCAGAGGGTGTTCGCCCTCCTGGCGGAGGCGGAGAGCCGCATCCACTCGAGAAACATCGAACAGGTCCATTTCCACGAACTGGGAAGCGCCGACACCCTGGTGGACGTGGTAGGCTCGGTGGCCTGCCTGGAGCACCTGGAGGTGGAGGAGCTCCTTTGCTCCCCCCTCCCCATGGGCACGGGTATGATCAAGACCAGCCACGGCGTATACCCGGTGCCAGCCCCCGCGGTCACCGAGATCCTGAGGGACGTGCCCGTGTACTCCAGCGGCATCCCCACCGAGATCGTCACCCCCACCGGCGCGGCCATCGTGGCCGCTTTGGCCTCCGACTTCTGCCTCCTGCCCCCCATGCGCATCCAGGCCGTGGGCTACGGGGCGGGGGACCGCGACCTGGAGATACCCAACGTCCTGCGGGGCTTCCTGGGGGAGAGAGAGTTGGTCGCGCGGGGCAGAACCCGCGAGAGAAGGATGGTCTTTTCCGCCAACATCGACGACATGAACCCGGAGATCTACCCCTACGTCATGGAGAGGCTCTTCGAGGCCGGGGCCGAGGACGTCTGGCTCTCCCCCATCCAGGTGAAGAAATCGCGCCCCGCGGTGACCATCTCCGTGCTCGCCCCGCCCTCCCGCGAGGAGGAGATAAAGGAGGTCATCTTCGCCGAGACCAAGACCCTGGGGATACGCATCGAGGAGGTGGACAAGGAGTACCTGGACCGGGAGGTGCTGGAGGTGAGCACGGACTACGGGCCCGTGCGGGTGAAGGTGGCCCGCCACGAGGGCCGGCCCCTGAACGTGGCCCCGGAGTACGAGGACTGTCGGCGGGCGGCCCTGCGGTCCGGCGTGCCCCTCAAGGAGGTCTACGCCGCCGCCGAGGAGGCGGCCCGCGACCTGCTTTCTGGCGAAGGGGTGGGAAGCGGGGATCGGCCTCAAGGAGATTACTGGTAA
- a CDS encoding DUF4446 family protein, with the protein MLEAFKNNSGLMITLLLLMDFLLLAGVFVLFRQLSLLRRNVTILKRGVDGSSLLEKVASQALQIQDIYRILEQHATEKEYLTEVLAGSLQRVAVVRFDAFDDMGGKLSYSVAMLDENGDGVIFTSIYGRNENRTYAKAVKNGRASHVLSREEEEALRRALTVKPPMIRARKGGAGRLFNLESAVEDGGESRREEDGSWVM; encoded by the coding sequence ATGTTGGAAGCCTTTAAGAACAACTCCGGCCTGATGATAACCCTTCTTCTGCTGATGGATTTCCTCCTACTGGCGGGGGTTTTCGTCCTCTTCCGACAACTTTCCCTGCTGCGCCGCAACGTGACCATCCTCAAGCGGGGGGTGGATGGCTCCAGCCTTCTGGAGAAGGTGGCCTCCCAGGCGCTGCAGATACAGGATATCTACCGCATCCTGGAGCAGCATGCCACGGAGAAGGAATACCTAACCGAGGTATTGGCTGGGTCCCTGCAGAGGGTGGCCGTGGTGCGCTTCGACGCCTTCGACGACATGGGCGGCAAGCTCAGTTACTCGGTGGCCATGCTGGACGAGAACGGGGACGGGGTCATCTTCACCTCCATCTACGGCCGCAACGAGAACCGCACTTACGCCAAGGCGGTTAAGAACGGGAGGGCTTCCCACGTCCTGTCCCGCGAGGAGGAGGAGGCCCTGCGCCGCGCCCTCACCGTGAAGCCCCCCATGATTCGCGCCCGCAAGGGCGGCGCCGGCAGGCTCTTCAACCTGGAGAGCGCGGTGGAGGACGGCGGGGAGTCCCGAAGGGAGGAGGACGGCTCTTGGGTGATGTGA
- a CDS encoding TetR family transcriptional regulator, with product MNEGKSAAELGRRERKKRQTREALERTALRLFREKGYDRTTIRDITEEVDVSQRTFFRYFPSKEAVLFGNWEESLELLRRLILERPREEPVFVALYQAALKLAEADRENEEWLVMVKELAERSRRIGEFERNVIYPGFERVVAEALAERMGVDPAKDPRPRMLAAVSVAAWTTARRMWMESGGKQSVSGILSRTFGSLVETLPGTGGAEGSRAAEGSGTRKAGNRRTGSSRKKRS from the coding sequence ATGAATGAAGGGAAGAGCGCTGCCGAGCTCGGCCGCCGGGAGCGCAAGAAGAGGCAGACCCGCGAGGCGCTGGAGAGGACCGCCCTGCGCCTTTTCCGGGAGAAGGGCTACGACCGCACCACCATCAGGGACATCACCGAGGAAGTGGACGTCTCCCAGCGCACCTTTTTCCGCTATTTCCCCTCCAAGGAGGCGGTGCTCTTCGGGAACTGGGAGGAGAGCCTGGAGCTGCTGCGGCGGCTCATCCTGGAAAGGCCGCGAGAGGAGCCGGTTTTCGTCGCCCTCTACCAGGCGGCCCTGAAGCTCGCCGAGGCGGACCGGGAGAACGAGGAGTGGCTGGTGATGGTCAAGGAACTGGCGGAAAGGTCCCGCCGCATCGGCGAGTTCGAGCGCAACGTCATCTACCCCGGTTTCGAGAGGGTGGTGGCCGAGGCCCTGGCGGAACGCATGGGGGTAGACCCGGCGAAGGACCCCCGCCCCAGGATGCTGGCCGCGGTCTCCGTGGCCGCCTGGACCACGGCGCGCCGCATGTGGATGGAGAGCGGAGGAAAACAGTCCGTATCCGGCATCCTCTCCCGGACTTTCGGCTCCCTCGTGGAAACGTTGCCCGGGACCGGCGGGGCAGAAGGGAGCCGGGCGGCGGAGGGTTCCGGGACCCGGAAGGCAGGAAACCGCAGGACCGGTTCCTCCCGGAAGAAAAGGTCTTGA
- a CDS encoding TIGR00725 family protein: protein MRVYVGVVGGQFCSEEEARLAYEVGRLLARRGAVLVCGGLGGVMEASCKGAKEEGGVTIGILPGPFRGDANPYVDYAIATDMGQARNAVIVRTVDAVIAVGGEYGTLSEIAMALKMGKRVVAISSWDIARRGVPDDKLQRASSPEEAVEAILGPER from the coding sequence CTGAGAGTGTACGTGGGAGTGGTGGGCGGACAATTCTGCAGCGAGGAGGAGGCCCGGCTGGCCTACGAGGTGGGCCGCCTGCTGGCCCGCAGGGGCGCCGTCCTGGTCTGCGGCGGCCTGGGCGGGGTGATGGAGGCCTCCTGCAAGGGGGCCAAGGAGGAGGGCGGCGTGACCATAGGGATCCTCCCCGGCCCCTTCCGGGGCGACGCCAACCCCTACGTGGACTATGCCATCGCCACGGACATGGGACAGGCGCGCAACGCGGTCATCGTGCGTACCGTGGATGCGGTTATCGCCGTGGGAGGCGAATACGGAACCCTCTCCGAGATCGCCATGGCCCTAAAGATGGGGAAAAGGGTAGTGGCCATCTCCAGCTGGGACATCGCCCGGAGGGGCGTGCCGGACGACAAGCTCCAGCGCGCCTCAAGCCCCGAGGAGGCGGTGGAGGCCATCCTGGGCCCGGAGCGCTGA
- the larE gene encoding ATP-dependent sacrificial sulfur transferase LarE, with translation MDEELKDKQRRLWEILDTLPSAAVAYSGGVDSTLLSYLAWKVLGDRMLAVLVSSPLMPPREISRAIRLSGELGFPLKVTECDELSLEGFSDNPLDRCYRCKKHRLVLLRGLAAAHGLEAVLDGGNRDDASMYRPGRRAAREEGCLSPLEEAGFTKRNVRELARELGLPNWDAPSRPCLATRFPYGARLDPEAIRRVDAAEEFLEGLGWRELRVRLEGPEWARIEAGGEETASLIHGENREVVAGRLRELGFRRADLDLEGYRSGSMDQEAPERKVLTLFQEGEGDITSFACRAR, from the coding sequence ATGGATGAGGAGCTGAAAGACAAGCAGCGGCGTTTATGGGAAATCCTGGATACCCTTCCCTCCGCTGCCGTCGCCTACTCGGGGGGCGTGGATTCCACCCTGCTCTCCTACCTGGCCTGGAAGGTTCTCGGCGACCGCATGCTGGCGGTTCTGGTCTCCTCCCCCCTCATGCCCCCACGGGAGATAAGCCGCGCCATACGCCTCTCCGGGGAGCTGGGCTTCCCCTTAAAGGTCACCGAGTGCGACGAGCTCTCCCTGGAGGGGTTTTCCGACAACCCGCTGGACCGCTGCTACCGTTGCAAGAAGCACCGCCTGGTTCTCCTGCGCGGCCTGGCCGCCGCGCATGGCCTGGAGGCGGTGCTGGACGGCGGAAACCGGGACGACGCCTCGATGTATCGTCCCGGCAGGAGGGCGGCCCGGGAGGAAGGCTGCCTCAGCCCCCTCGAGGAAGCCGGTTTCACCAAGCGGAACGTCCGCGAGCTGGCCCGTGAACTGGGGCTTCCCAACTGGGACGCTCCTTCCCGCCCCTGCCTGGCCACCCGCTTCCCCTACGGGGCGCGGCTGGACCCGGAGGCTATCCGCAGGGTTGACGCCGCCGAGGAGTTTCTGGAAGGCCTGGGGTGGCGCGAGCTCCGGGTGCGCCTGGAGGGGCCGGAGTGGGCCCGCATCGAAGCCGGAGGGGAGGAGACTGCCTCCCTCATCCACGGGGAGAACCGCGAGGTGGTGGCGGGAAGGCTCCGGGAACTGGGTTTCCGGCGTGCGGACCTGGACCTGGAGGGCTACCGCAGCGGGAGCATGGACCAGGAGGCGCCGGAGCGGAAGGTTCTCACCCTCTTCCAAGAAGGAGAAGGCGACATCACGTCCTTTGCATGCCGGGCACGGTGA
- the larA gene encoding nickel-dependent lactate racemase — MRFSWEYGRGIQEFEVPDDLLLGVVEGTAVEPLLDLRRALEEALENPLGSPPLSELVRSGDRVAVACPDFHRLWVRARLWMPLLVGYLNRCGVRDRDITVIIANGTHAPPGYRGLRMILGEDFPPGVRVVNHDARDEGSLRFLGHTPYGTPLWVNRHALEADHLILTGAVVPHTFAGFGGGRKAVVPGMAGIKTILANHRRALSEVPGGGIHPRAVPGVLDGNPVHEDMLAAARMVGPRFIVNFVLSEEGDFLGVFAGDLEEAHRGGCAFVEEAFRVEIPSRADIVVASRGGYPMDLTFYQAFQSNANARAALREDGRGVLIMVGECSEGLGPYEFQRWFHMGGLEEMEAELRRAFTVPGFVVYRAALLARQAEKVMLVSRLDPEVVKGIGVIPHTSIREALEEALDTVPGGRVLLMPHASQTIPSPAC, encoded by the coding sequence ATGAGGTTTTCCTGGGAGTACGGGCGCGGAATACAGGAGTTCGAGGTCCCCGATGACCTCCTCCTCGGCGTGGTGGAGGGGACGGCCGTGGAGCCCCTCCTCGACCTCCGGCGCGCCCTGGAGGAGGCCCTGGAAAATCCCCTGGGATCCCCTCCCCTGTCGGAACTGGTGCGCAGCGGGGACCGGGTGGCCGTGGCCTGCCCCGACTTCCACCGCCTGTGGGTGCGCGCCCGGTTGTGGATGCCCCTCCTGGTGGGGTACCTTAACCGCTGCGGGGTGCGCGACCGGGACATCACGGTGATCATCGCCAACGGGACCCACGCTCCGCCCGGCTACCGGGGGCTGAGGATGATCCTGGGGGAAGACTTCCCTCCCGGTGTCCGGGTGGTGAACCACGATGCCCGCGACGAGGGTAGCCTTCGCTTCCTGGGGCACACCCCCTACGGCACTCCCCTGTGGGTAAACCGCCACGCCCTGGAGGCCGACCACCTCATACTCACCGGGGCCGTGGTGCCCCACACCTTCGCCGGCTTCGGAGGGGGCCGCAAGGCGGTGGTGCCGGGCATGGCGGGGATAAAGACCATCCTGGCCAACCACCGCCGGGCCCTGAGCGAGGTGCCGGGTGGGGGCATCCATCCGAGGGCGGTCCCCGGGGTCCTGGACGGCAACCCGGTCCACGAGGACATGCTGGCCGCGGCGCGGATGGTGGGGCCACGCTTCATCGTCAACTTCGTGCTCAGCGAGGAGGGCGACTTTTTGGGGGTCTTTGCCGGGGACCTGGAGGAGGCCCATCGGGGCGGATGCGCCTTCGTCGAGGAGGCCTTTCGGGTGGAAATTCCTTCCAGGGCGGACATCGTGGTCGCTTCCCGGGGAGGGTATCCCATGGACCTCACCTTCTACCAGGCCTTCCAGTCCAACGCCAACGCCCGCGCCGCCCTGCGCGAGGACGGGCGGGGGGTCCTGATCATGGTGGGGGAGTGCTCGGAGGGCCTGGGCCCCTACGAGTTCCAGCGCTGGTTCCACATGGGAGGACTGGAGGAGATGGAGGCGGAACTGCGCCGCGCCTTCACCGTCCCCGGTTTCGTGGTCTACCGGGCGGCGCTGCTGGCCCGCCAGGCGGAGAAGGTGATGCTGGTCTCCAGGCTGGATCCCGAGGTGGTGAAAGGGATAGGCGTTATCCCCCATACGAGCATCCGCGAGGCGCTCGAGGAGGCTCTGGACACCGTGCCTGGGGGAAGGGTGCTCCTCATGCCCCACGCCTCCCAGACCATCCCCTCACCGGCCTGCTGA
- the pheA gene encoding prephenate dehydratase: protein MSAPLSCRRVAYLGPPGTFTEEALLSWPGLEYEAVLPLPTVEEALLAVQDNVADRAVVPIENSLEGSVNATLDCLAFEVELFIQAEKVCQVRHCLLARPGVSLEEVARVVSHPQATAQCRRHLMELLPGVEVEAANSTSEAARRVAESEQPLAALGSALAAELYGLEVLREGMEDHPENRTRFVLVGREKMSPTGRDKTSIVCFIHQDRPGMLLQILQEFAYRYINLSKIESRPTKKGLGEYCFFIDCEGHEEDEVVASALKCLRCKLPQVKLLGSYPAYREG from the coding sequence GTGAGCGCCCCCCTCTCCTGCCGCCGGGTGGCTTACCTGGGGCCTCCGGGGACCTTCACCGAGGAGGCCCTGCTCTCCTGGCCGGGCCTGGAATACGAGGCGGTCCTTCCCCTCCCTACCGTGGAGGAAGCACTCCTGGCCGTGCAGGACAACGTGGCGGACAGGGCGGTGGTGCCCATCGAGAACTCCCTGGAGGGCTCGGTGAACGCCACCCTGGACTGCCTGGCCTTCGAGGTGGAGCTCTTCATCCAGGCGGAGAAGGTGTGCCAAGTCAGGCACTGCCTCCTGGCCCGCCCGGGGGTGAGCCTGGAGGAGGTGGCGCGCGTGGTCTCCCATCCCCAGGCGACGGCCCAGTGCCGCCGCCATCTCATGGAACTCCTGCCCGGTGTGGAGGTGGAGGCGGCCAACAGCACCTCCGAGGCGGCCCGCCGGGTGGCGGAGTCCGAGCAGCCCCTGGCTGCCCTGGGCAGCGCCCTGGCCGCCGAGCTCTACGGGCTGGAGGTGCTCCGCGAGGGCATGGAGGACCACCCGGAGAACCGCACCCGCTTCGTATTGGTGGGAAGGGAGAAGATGTCCCCCACCGGGCGGGACAAGACCTCCATAGTCTGCTTCATCCACCAGGACCGGCCGGGGATGCTCCTGCAGATACTGCAGGAATTCGCCTACCGCTACATCAACCTGTCCAAGATCGAGTCCCGGCCCACCAAAAAGGGCTTGGGCGAGTACTGCTTCTTCATCGACTGCGAGGGGCACGAGGAGGACGAGGTGGTAGCCTCGGCCCTGAAGTGCCTGCGCTGCAAACTTCCGCAAGTGAAACTCCTGGGTTCCTATCCCGCTTACAGGGAGGGTTGA
- the serS gene encoding serine--tRNA ligase encodes MLDLKFVRDNADLVRKALKDRGLEVPLDDLLEKDRRRRALLVDLEEKRARHKRGNKEIGERIRKGEDPAALRKEMGALSEEIKSLETEADELEAAIREILVRIPNLPHESVPVGPDETYNREVRRWGEPRAFDFQPLPHWELGEQLGVLDFQRGVKIAESRFTLLRGKGALLERALINFMLDLHTREHGYTEVFPPILVNEESMFATGQLPKLENEMYRCRDDVLYLIPTAEVPVTNIHRDEILAEEDLPLYYCAYTPCFRREAGSYGRDIRGLIRQHQFNKVELVKFAHPETSYDELEKLTNDAEEVLRRLRLPYRVVVLSTGDLSFAAAKCYDLEVWLPSYGEYKEISSCSNFTDFQARRANIRFRPSGGGKAQFVHTLNGSGVAVGRTVAAILENYQREDGSVEVPEALRPYMHGLEVIEPG; translated from the coding sequence ATGCTGGACCTCAAGTTCGTGCGGGACAACGCGGACCTGGTGCGCAAGGCCCTCAAGGACCGCGGTCTGGAGGTCCCCCTCGACGACCTCCTGGAAAAGGACCGCAGGAGGCGGGCCCTCCTGGTCGACCTGGAGGAGAAGCGCGCCCGCCACAAGAGGGGGAACAAGGAGATAGGCGAGAGGATAAGGAAGGGCGAGGACCCCGCCGCCCTGCGGAAGGAGATGGGGGCCTTAAGCGAGGAAATAAAGTCCCTGGAAACCGAGGCCGACGAGCTGGAGGCCGCCATACGGGAGATACTGGTCCGCATCCCCAACCTCCCCCACGAGTCGGTGCCCGTGGGGCCGGACGAGACCTACAACCGGGAGGTGCGCCGCTGGGGCGAGCCGCGGGCCTTCGACTTCCAGCCCCTACCCCACTGGGAGCTGGGGGAGCAGCTGGGCGTGCTGGACTTCCAGCGGGGGGTGAAGATTGCCGAGTCCCGCTTCACGCTGCTGCGGGGGAAGGGGGCTCTGCTGGAGAGGGCGCTCATCAACTTCATGCTCGACCTGCACACCCGGGAACACGGCTACACCGAGGTCTTCCCGCCCATCCTGGTCAACGAGGAGAGCATGTTCGCAACCGGGCAGCTCCCCAAGCTGGAGAACGAAATGTACCGCTGCCGGGACGACGTGCTGTACCTCATCCCCACCGCTGAGGTGCCGGTGACCAACATCCACCGCGACGAGATCCTGGCCGAGGAGGACCTTCCGCTCTACTACTGTGCCTACACGCCTTGCTTCCGGCGGGAGGCGGGATCCTACGGGAGGGACATCCGGGGGCTCATCCGGCAGCACCAGTTCAACAAGGTGGAGCTGGTGAAGTTCGCGCACCCCGAAACCTCGTATGATGAACTGGAAAAGCTTACCAACGATGCCGAGGAGGTGCTGCGTCGCCTGAGGCTTCCCTACCGGGTGGTGGTCCTCTCCACCGGCGACCTTTCCTTCGCCGCTGCCAAGTGTTACGACCTTGAGGTGTGGCTGCCCTCCTACGGGGAGTACAAGGAGATCTCCTCCTGTTCCAACTTCACCGACTTCCAGGCCCGCCGCGCCAACATCCGCTTCCGGCCCTCCGGAGGGGGCAAGGCGCAGTTCGTGCACACCCTGAACGGGTCGGGAGTAGCCGTGGGCCGCACGGTGGCCGCCATCCTCGAGAACTACCAGAGGGAGGACGGCAGCGTGGAGGTCCCCGAGGCCCTGCGTCCCTACATGCATGGCCTGGAGGTCATCGAGCCCGGCTGA
- a CDS encoding alpha/beta hydrolase, translating to MLVTGMHESTIGDTAFIAGRWPLDPGLPTVVFVHGSGGSSVLWRAQVEALAEEMNTVALDLPGHGASGGKGTASVAGYAAAVEGFISALRPPRPIPCGLSLGGAIVLHLLLEGKGKYEAAILANTGARLRVLPLIFETIQRDYEAFVAGTRSMSISSKTDPRRIEPLLESMAACPPEVALGDFRACDAFDVMERLGEIAVPVLVLTASDDRLTPVKYGNYLAEHIPNSRLVYIEDAGHLSPMERPEEVTRAIRDFVLSL from the coding sequence ATGCTGGTAACCGGTATGCACGAATCGACCATTGGCGACACGGCCTTCATCGCCGGGCGGTGGCCCCTGGACCCGGGCCTCCCCACGGTGGTTTTCGTCCACGGTTCCGGCGGCTCCAGCGTCCTTTGGCGCGCCCAGGTGGAAGCCCTGGCCGAGGAGATGAACACCGTGGCCCTGGACCTTCCCGGCCACGGGGCCAGCGGCGGCAAAGGCACGGCCAGCGTGGCCGGGTACGCGGCCGCCGTGGAGGGCTTCATCTCCGCCCTGCGACCGCCCCGTCCCATCCCCTGCGGCCTCAGCCTGGGAGGTGCCATTGTCCTTCACCTCCTCCTGGAAGGGAAGGGAAAGTACGAGGCGGCCATCCTGGCCAACACGGGGGCCAGGCTGAGGGTACTGCCCCTCATCTTCGAGACCATCCAGCGGGATTACGAGGCCTTCGTCGCCGGCACCAGGTCCATGTCCATCAGCTCGAAGACGGACCCTCGGAGGATAGAACCACTTCTCGAGAGCATGGCCGCCTGTCCTCCCGAGGTTGCGCTGGGGGACTTCCGTGCCTGCGACGCTTTCGACGTCATGGAGCGCCTGGGGGAGATCGCCGTCCCGGTGCTAGTCCTCACCGCCTCCGACGACCGCCTGACCCCGGTGAAATACGGCAACTATCTTGCCGAGCACATACCCAATTCGCGCCTGGTGTACATCGAGGACGCCGGCCACCTCTCCCCTATGGAACGGCCGGAAGAGGTCACGCGGGCCATCCGCGATTTCGTGCTCTCGCTGTGA